From Enterococcus mundtii, the proteins below share one genomic window:
- a CDS encoding RecQ family ATP-dependent DNA helicase produces MDLLDPLKQYFGFSSFRQGQEEIISTLLNQKDVLAILPTGNGKSLCYQLTGYLQDGMVLIVSPLLSLMEDQVGQLQKRGEKRVVAYNSLLTRSEKQYVLAHLSEYKFVFVSPEMLQQPEVLHALKQQKISLYVVDEAHCVSQWGIDFRPEYQSLGRVAKELGSPTTLALTATATRPVQEEIEHILFRIKPALVKHSVNRENISLFVFHTDEKDQQLRQLMAQADGAMIIYCATKKEVERLYQLFRKDYAVGYYHGGLDASQRRQLQQQFSQNQLQFLIATNAFGMGIDKADIRYVIHYDLPDSLENYMQEIGRAGRDQRPSSAVLLYRPGDEGIHYFFQQLSKEQRQIFEEHLSTGQAEAPQFDEIQQKWLMVVNEIQSPDTWLLQLKKQEQVKIKQLQQMLDYIHETTCRRERLMDYFDETLKEKPKDCCDRDGASLFLTETGQISPTVEVKDWQTILLNLF; encoded by the coding sequence ATGGATTTGCTTGATCCATTGAAACAGTATTTTGGTTTTTCCTCTTTTCGCCAAGGACAGGAAGAGATTATTTCCACCTTATTGAATCAGAAAGATGTTTTAGCGATCCTGCCAACTGGTAATGGCAAAAGTTTATGTTATCAGTTGACTGGCTATTTGCAAGATGGGATGGTCTTGATCGTTTCTCCTTTACTCTCTTTGATGGAAGATCAAGTAGGGCAATTGCAAAAACGAGGAGAGAAAAGGGTGGTTGCCTATAATAGCTTACTTACTAGAAGTGAAAAACAGTATGTGTTAGCTCATTTATCCGAATATAAATTTGTCTTTGTCAGTCCCGAGATGTTGCAGCAACCGGAAGTACTTCATGCGCTGAAGCAACAAAAAATTTCGTTGTACGTAGTCGATGAAGCTCATTGTGTCTCACAGTGGGGCATTGATTTTCGACCGGAGTATCAATCTCTCGGAAGAGTCGCAAAAGAATTAGGATCACCAACTACCTTAGCTTTGACGGCAACAGCCACGCGACCGGTACAAGAAGAGATCGAACACATTCTCTTTCGCATAAAACCCGCCCTCGTCAAACATTCAGTTAATCGAGAAAATATCTCATTATTTGTCTTTCATACAGATGAAAAAGACCAGCAATTACGTCAGCTGATGGCACAAGCAGACGGGGCAATGATCATTTATTGTGCGACTAAAAAAGAAGTCGAACGTCTTTATCAACTGTTTCGCAAAGACTATGCTGTGGGGTATTATCATGGAGGGCTAGATGCCTCACAACGCCGCCAACTTCAACAACAATTCAGTCAAAATCAACTGCAATTTTTGATTGCGACGAATGCGTTTGGTATGGGGATCGATAAAGCAGATATTCGGTATGTCATCCATTATGATCTACCAGATAGCTTGGAAAATTATATGCAAGAAATTGGTCGAGCAGGCCGAGATCAGCGACCTAGTAGCGCTGTGTTGCTTTACCGACCAGGAGATGAAGGAATCCATTACTTTTTCCAACAATTGTCTAAAGAACAACGCCAGATTTTCGAAGAACATCTGTCAACTGGGCAAGCAGAGGCGCCTCAGTTCGATGAGATCCAGCAAAAATGGCTGATGGTAGTAAATGAAATACAAAGTCCTGATACATGGCTTCTTCAATTAAAAAAACAAGAACAAGTGAAAATCAAGCAACTACAACAGATGCTTGATTATATCCATGAAACGACCTGTAGACGAGAACGTCTGATGGACTATTTCGATGAAACTCTCAAAGAGAAGCCTAAAGACTGCTGTGACCGAGATGGCGCATCATTATTTCTAACTGAAACAGGGCAAATAAGTCCAACCGTAGAAGTAAAAGACTGGCAAACGATTTTACTAAATTTATTTTAA
- a CDS encoding SAG1386/EF1546 family surface-associated protein, which yields MSRKDRHQSSENNETQEPWEQPIYDTEDEASSRSTQRQQKKGNTLFLSLFLILLVLCIAIPAGAYFWIRNGSSNSATAASSSSTTSSIVESSTVESTVESTTVSSEPTSDTQSVAGETTPTSAVTPETTPSSTVTEPEQTTPSSVAPQETTPTSTPEAGAGVSGSTTVVQAGEGPRQVAERAGITVDQLFQLNGIDPNNYMLYPGQELRVQ from the coding sequence GTGAGTAGAAAAGATAGACATCAATCATCAGAAAATAACGAAACACAAGAACCATGGGAACAACCAATTTACGATACAGAGGATGAAGCATCTTCAAGAAGTACGCAAAGACAGCAAAAGAAAGGGAACACCCTGTTCTTATCACTATTTTTGATTTTATTAGTTTTATGTATTGCGATTCCAGCCGGAGCTTACTTCTGGATCAGAAACGGATCAAGTAACAGTGCTACCGCTGCATCTTCTTCCTCTACGACTTCATCGATCGTAGAAAGTTCGACTGTAGAATCAACTGTAGAATCGACGACAGTTTCTAGTGAACCAACTTCTGATACACAATCAGTTGCTGGAGAAACAACACCAACAAGTGCTGTGACACCAGAAACAACACCATCTTCAACAGTAACAGAGCCAGAACAAACAACACCAAGCAGTGTGGCTCCACAAGAAACAACACCTACTTCAACACCAGAGGCAGGCGCAGGTGTTTCAGGTTCAACCACAGTCGTTCAAGCGGGTGAAGGTCCTAGACAAGTAGCAGAACGCGCAGGCATTACAGTCGATCAATTGTTCCAATTGAACGGAATCGATCCAAACAACTACATGTTATATCCAGGACAAGAACTTAGAGTCCAATAA
- the cmk gene encoding (d)CMP kinase yields the protein MTRISIAIDGPASSGKSTVAKIIANELNYIYTDTGAMYRAVTYLAIKHHIAFSDETELVDLINKNPISFEQMADGQHVFVAGQDVTSDIRQPDVTRAVSEVAAHSKVREALVAIQKKIGEDGGVVMDGRDIGTAVLPKAEVKIFLVASVSERAQRRHKENLEKNIPTDLEELTKEIQARDEYDSTRKVSPLKQAEDAIRIDTTGKTIQEVVQAIKEVIQQKGYFLD from the coding sequence ATGACACGAATTAGTATCGCAATTGATGGTCCTGCCTCTTCAGGCAAAAGTACGGTAGCTAAAATCATCGCAAATGAATTGAACTACATTTATACAGATACGGGCGCGATGTATCGTGCAGTCACTTACTTGGCAATCAAACATCACATTGCTTTTTCAGATGAAACAGAGTTAGTCGATTTGATCAATAAAAACCCTATTTCATTTGAGCAAATGGCAGATGGACAACATGTCTTTGTAGCTGGGCAAGACGTTACTTCAGATATTCGACAACCAGACGTTACACGAGCGGTCTCTGAAGTAGCTGCGCATTCAAAAGTACGCGAAGCTCTTGTTGCGATCCAGAAAAAAATCGGTGAAGATGGGGGTGTCGTCATGGATGGGCGAGATATCGGTACCGCTGTTTTACCAAAAGCCGAAGTGAAGATTTTCTTGGTAGCCAGCGTATCTGAACGGGCACAAAGACGACACAAAGAAAACCTTGAGAAAAATATTCCGACAGACTTAGAAGAATTGACAAAAGAAATACAAGCACGTGATGAATATGACTCTACTAGAAAAGTTTCACCCCTGAAGCAAGCAGAAGATGCGATACGGATCGATACAACCGGTAAAACGATTCAAGAAGTTGTCCAAGCGATCAAAGAAGTGATTCAACAAAAAGGATATTTTCTTGACTAA
- the rpsA gene encoding 30S ribosomal protein S1: MTEFEQNQTDQSMEDAMNSVQEVSVGDVVKGEVLVIEDKQAIVGIEGTGVEGVVPAKELSTLPVEDINEVVKVGDTLDLVVISTIGKDKENGSYLLSKRRLDAKKVWEDIEKDFQAGNIIEAPVTNVVKGGLVVDVGVRGFVPASMVEDHFVADFSEYKGKTMTFKIVEIEPSENRLILSHKAVVETEKEAQKKELLSTIQENDVIEGRVARITDFGAFVDLGGIDGLVHVSEISHGHVAKPGDVLAVGDEVKVKVLSINPEQGRISLSIKDTLPGPWTDIETKAPVGAVLEGKVKRLTSFGAFVEVFPTVEGLVHISQISHKHIATPHEVLHEGDDVQVKVLEVNPEEHRIALSIKALEEKPASDKEPKEVESYELPEENTGFTMGDILGEALKGEVEETATDDSEK; this comes from the coding sequence ATGACAGAATTTGAACAAAATCAGACAGACCAATCTATGGAAGATGCAATGAATAGCGTTCAAGAAGTGAGCGTTGGCGATGTCGTCAAAGGAGAAGTTTTAGTCATTGAAGACAAACAAGCCATCGTTGGAATCGAAGGAACGGGTGTTGAAGGCGTAGTTCCTGCAAAAGAATTATCTACTTTACCGGTTGAAGATATCAACGAAGTGGTAAAGGTTGGCGATACGTTAGATCTAGTCGTGATCAGCACGATTGGTAAAGACAAAGAAAACGGAAGTTACCTTTTATCAAAACGACGCTTAGATGCGAAAAAAGTTTGGGAGGATATCGAAAAAGATTTCCAAGCTGGAAACATCATCGAAGCACCAGTGACAAATGTAGTTAAAGGTGGTTTAGTTGTCGATGTCGGTGTTCGTGGATTTGTTCCGGCATCAATGGTAGAAGATCATTTTGTCGCTGATTTTTCTGAATACAAAGGAAAAACGATGACATTCAAAATCGTTGAAATCGAACCATCAGAAAATCGCTTGATCCTTTCACACAAAGCAGTCGTTGAAACAGAAAAAGAAGCACAGAAAAAAGAATTACTATCAACTATCCAAGAAAATGACGTGATCGAAGGACGCGTTGCTCGTATCACAGATTTTGGTGCGTTTGTTGATTTAGGCGGCATCGATGGATTAGTACACGTTTCTGAGATTTCTCACGGACATGTTGCTAAACCGGGTGATGTTTTAGCTGTTGGCGATGAAGTGAAAGTCAAAGTTCTTTCAATCAATCCAGAACAAGGACGTATCTCATTATCGATCAAAGACACATTGCCTGGACCTTGGACAGATATCGAAACAAAAGCTCCAGTAGGCGCTGTACTTGAAGGTAAAGTGAAACGATTAACTAGCTTTGGTGCCTTTGTTGAAGTATTTCCAACAGTGGAAGGGCTTGTCCACATCTCACAAATCTCACATAAACACATCGCGACACCACATGAAGTGTTGCATGAGGGCGATGATGTCCAAGTGAAAGTTTTAGAAGTCAATCCAGAAGAGCACCGGATTGCATTAAGTATCAAAGCATTAGAAGAAAAACCTGCTTCTGATAAAGAACCAAAAGAAGTTGAGTCTTATGAGTTACCTGAAGAAAACACAGGATTTACAATGGGTGACATCTTAGGCGAAGCCTTAAAAGGGGAAGTAGAAGAAACAGCAACAGATGATTCTGAAAAATAA
- the der gene encoding ribosome biogenesis GTPase Der, which yields MANPTIAIVGRPNVGKSTIFNRIAGERISIVEDTPGVTRDRIYAKGEWLGRDFSIIDTGGIDLGDEPFMDQIKHQAEIAIDEADVIVCVVSGREGITDADEVVAKILYRSNKPVILAVNKVDNPEMRNDIYEFYALGLGDPYPVSGSHGLGIGDILDEAVKFFDEEAEEEEDDTIKFSLIGRPNVGKSSLINAILGEDRVIVSDIEGTTRDAIDTHFVSEDGQKFMMIDTAGMRKRGKVYETTEKYSVMRAMRAIDRSDIVLMVLNAEEGIREQDKRVAGYAHEAGRGVIIVVNKWDLVKKETNTMRDFEQEIREEFRYLDYAPILFVSAVTKQRLERLPEMIEEVSMNQNLRVSSAVLNDVIMDAVAINPTPTDKGKRLKIFYATQVAVKPPTFVVFVNEEELMHFSYERFLENQIRKAFTFEGTSIRIIPRRRK from the coding sequence ATGGCAAATCCAACAATTGCAATCGTTGGTCGCCCAAACGTCGGTAAGTCGACGATTTTTAACCGTATCGCTGGTGAGCGTATTTCGATTGTCGAAGATACTCCAGGAGTTACTCGTGATCGTATTTATGCTAAAGGGGAATGGTTAGGTCGTGATTTCAGTATTATTGATACTGGTGGGATCGACTTAGGCGATGAACCATTTATGGATCAAATCAAGCACCAAGCAGAAATCGCAATCGATGAAGCAGATGTAATCGTTTGTGTCGTCAGTGGCCGTGAAGGCATCACTGATGCAGATGAAGTCGTAGCAAAAATTTTATATCGTAGCAATAAACCGGTTATCTTAGCCGTTAATAAAGTCGACAATCCTGAAATGAGAAATGATATCTATGAATTTTATGCACTAGGTCTAGGTGATCCCTACCCTGTATCTGGAAGTCATGGATTAGGGATCGGCGACATCTTAGATGAAGCAGTGAAATTCTTTGATGAAGAAGCAGAAGAAGAAGAGGATGATACCATCAAATTCAGTTTGATCGGTCGCCCGAATGTAGGGAAATCTTCCTTGATCAATGCGATCCTAGGTGAAGACCGAGTGATTGTTTCGGACATCGAAGGAACGACACGTGATGCTATCGATACGCACTTCGTCTCAGAAGACGGTCAAAAATTCATGATGATCGATACAGCTGGTATGAGAAAACGTGGTAAAGTTTATGAAACCACAGAAAAATACAGCGTGATGCGTGCCATGCGTGCGATTGACCGTTCAGACATCGTGTTAATGGTCTTGAACGCAGAAGAAGGCATCCGTGAACAAGATAAACGAGTAGCTGGCTATGCGCATGAAGCTGGCCGTGGTGTGATCATCGTTGTCAATAAATGGGACTTAGTCAAAAAAGAAACGAATACGATGCGTGACTTCGAACAAGAGATCCGTGAAGAATTCCGTTACTTAGACTATGCGCCGATTCTGTTTGTTTCAGCTGTGACCAAACAACGATTAGAACGTTTGCCTGAAATGATCGAAGAAGTGAGTATGAACCAAAACTTACGTGTTTCTTCAGCAGTCTTGAATGATGTGATCATGGATGCCGTAGCAATCAACCCGACACCGACAGATAAAGGTAAACGATTAAAGATTTTCTATGCAACACAAGTCGCAGTCAAACCGCCAACCTTTGTTGTTTTTGTTAATGAAGAAGAATTGATGCATTTCTCTTATGAACGCTTTTTGGAAAATCAAATCAGAAAAGCATTTACGTTTGAAGGAACTTCGATCCGAATTATACCACGTCGAAGAAAATAG
- a CDS encoding HU family DNA-binding protein — translation MANKAELIEKVASATDLTKKDATAAVDAVFSTIQDALANGEKVQLIGFGNFEVRERAARKGRNPQTGEEIEIPASKVPAFKPGKALKDAVK, via the coding sequence ATGGCAAATAAAGCAGAATTAATCGAAAAAGTTGCTTCAGCTACAGATTTAACTAAAAAAGACGCAACTGCAGCAGTTGACGCTGTATTTTCAACTATCCAAGATGCTTTAGCTAACGGCGAAAAAGTTCAATTAATCGGTTTTGGTAACTTTGAAGTACGCGAACGCGCGGCTCGTAAAGGACGTAACCCACAAACTGGTGAAGAAATCGAAATCCCAGCTAGCAAAGTACCTGCATTTAAACCAGGTAAAGCATTGAAAGACGCTGTTAAATAA
- a CDS encoding tetratricopeptide repeat protein, translating to MMTNSEKMLQALADENLTEANEYLAKALQEDPADVLQELGEELLAIGFLEEAKAIFEHLLTVSPENDEWNIPLAEIAIEDNEIDQAFDYLEKIQQDSEYYPQALLAIADLYQVIGIPEVSEAKLKEAATLLPEEPLIQFALAELYFSVDRFNEASALYEMLLANGIEEISSISMQERLGQSLSMQGDFEAAIPPLEAALAEERTDDRLFQLAFTNLQLHENEKAINYLQELRELNPQYQSLYLYLGQALQEEEMIEEAQQVLEDGIKENPFQVELYHLASENAFRLHDKEKAEKLLLDALTVGDKQDETLLTLSNLYLDQERYEDVVQTVNQMEEVANPYAEWNLAHAYNQLEDFAVAAVHYEQAAHELDHEPDFLKEYALFLREEGQLAKTRELLEQYLTYEPGDMEVLSLLDDLTER from the coding sequence ATGATGACAAATAGTGAAAAAATGCTACAAGCATTAGCAGACGAAAATTTGACAGAGGCAAATGAATACTTGGCAAAAGCGCTCCAAGAAGATCCGGCTGATGTGTTACAGGAATTAGGAGAAGAATTATTAGCCATCGGTTTTTTAGAAGAAGCAAAGGCAATTTTTGAGCATCTGCTAACTGTATCGCCTGAAAATGATGAATGGAATATTCCGTTGGCAGAAATTGCGATCGAAGACAATGAGATCGATCAGGCATTTGACTATTTAGAAAAAATCCAGCAAGATAGTGAATACTATCCGCAAGCATTATTAGCAATCGCCGACTTGTATCAAGTAATCGGTATTCCTGAAGTAAGTGAAGCAAAATTGAAAGAAGCCGCAACATTATTACCTGAAGAACCATTGATTCAATTTGCATTAGCTGAATTGTATTTTTCAGTTGACCGCTTTAATGAAGCTTCCGCACTTTACGAAATGTTGTTAGCGAATGGTATAGAAGAAATTTCTAGTATTTCCATGCAAGAACGCTTAGGACAATCGTTGAGTATGCAAGGGGATTTTGAAGCAGCCATCCCACCACTGGAAGCTGCTTTAGCCGAAGAACGGACAGATGATCGTCTGTTCCAATTAGCGTTCACGAATCTACAATTACATGAGAACGAAAAAGCTATCAATTATTTGCAAGAATTACGGGAATTGAATCCACAGTATCAATCTTTATACCTTTATCTAGGTCAGGCCCTTCAAGAAGAAGAGATGATCGAAGAAGCACAACAAGTCTTAGAAGATGGTATCAAAGAGAACCCATTCCAAGTAGAACTTTATCACTTAGCTTCGGAAAATGCCTTTCGTCTACATGACAAAGAAAAAGCAGAGAAGTTACTACTTGATGCATTGACCGTCGGTGACAAACAAGATGAAACGTTATTGACGTTGAGTAATCTTTACTTGGATCAAGAACGTTATGAAGACGTTGTTCAAACAGTCAACCAAATGGAAGAAGTTGCTAATCCATATGCAGAATGGAACCTCGCTCATGCCTATAATCAATTAGAAGATTTTGCGGTAGCAGCAGTCCATTATGAACAAGCAGCCCATGAATTAGATCATGAACCAGATTTCTTGAAAGAATATGCTTTATTCTTACGTGAAGAGGGTCAATTAGCAAAAACACGAGAATTATTGGAACAATATTTAACTTATGAACCGGGGGATATGGAGGTCTTGTCGCTATTAGATGATTTAACAGAGAGGTGA
- a CDS encoding YpiB family protein: protein MLIDVKEKKNFLTWMVNHVSFSRREVFWILNYLANHEAILHNVRFVEGANLTRRGLQITDLSYEGEPMKLFLDGKEFTDTDQIFHEIRLNWKNPLYVECLFENAWQTKEYLAIIEDNPLASWEDAISEESTELIEHYFQEKEQAAKLSMLYQQIDQALEEGDKDAFLELSDEVNRMILQAPQKSKS, encoded by the coding sequence ATGTTGATTGATGTTAAAGAAAAGAAGAATTTCTTAACTTGGATGGTTAACCATGTCTCTTTCAGTCGCAGAGAAGTATTTTGGATTTTGAACTATCTGGCAAATCATGAAGCAATCTTACACAATGTGCGTTTTGTTGAAGGTGCAAACTTAACAAGACGTGGTTTACAGATCACCGATCTTTCATATGAAGGTGAGCCGATGAAGCTATTTTTAGATGGAAAGGAATTTACTGATACTGATCAGATCTTCCATGAAATCCGTCTGAACTGGAAAAATCCACTTTATGTCGAATGCCTTTTTGAAAATGCGTGGCAAACGAAAGAATATTTAGCAATCATCGAAGATAATCCGTTAGCCTCATGGGAAGATGCAATCAGTGAAGAATCAACAGAATTAATCGAGCATTATTTCCAAGAAAAAGAGCAAGCAGCAAAACTAAGCATGCTTTACCAACAGATCGATCAGGCATTAGAAGAAGGCGATAAAGATGCGTTTCTTGAACTATCAGATGAAGTGAACCGCATGATCCTTCAAGCGCCACAGAAGAGTAAGAGCTGA
- a CDS encoding sensor histidine kinase: protein MVTVIENFLSAAIVIIGSFITRLFMRRYSIDDLLDGKYGILFILFPLLGEIIFSINIYFIKIDDFLNDDRIRGNIILFTIFSIVLLLVVFILFRVIFNNLKIENERKQNQQLSIYMKELEKQNDEIRKIRHDYLNIMTTMSGYLEQEDVKGLQVYFSDKIRPLGEKIEKNDAQLGRLTYIRIPEIKAILATKLLQAQKSEIRLIVDIVDPVENFHMDTLKLSRALGIILDNAMEAAKESEEPQLDLSFVEKKNEHFILVKNTYRETPPIHLIFKQGFSTKGENRGLGLSNLREIFSDCENVSLNTYVDDEKHFFFQEISINY, encoded by the coding sequence ATGGTTACAGTAATCGAAAATTTCCTATCAGCAGCAATTGTCATCATTGGTTCCTTCATCACTAGATTATTTATGAGAAGATATTCGATCGATGATTTATTAGATGGAAAGTATGGAATCCTATTTATATTATTTCCGTTACTTGGGGAAATCATATTTTCAATAAACATTTATTTCATAAAAATTGATGATTTTTTAAATGATGACAGGATTAGAGGAAACATCATCTTATTTACAATTTTTAGCATCGTTCTATTACTCGTTGTGTTCATCCTTTTTAGAGTGATTTTCAATAACTTGAAAATCGAGAATGAACGAAAACAAAACCAGCAACTCAGTATATACATGAAAGAGTTGGAAAAACAAAATGATGAAATTCGAAAGATACGCCATGATTATCTCAATATCATGACAACAATGTCTGGATATTTAGAACAAGAAGATGTAAAAGGATTGCAAGTCTACTTTTCTGATAAAATCAGACCATTGGGAGAAAAAATCGAAAAAAATGATGCACAACTAGGACGTTTGACTTATATAAGAATCCCAGAAATCAAAGCTATTTTAGCAACAAAATTATTGCAAGCACAAAAATCAGAGATTCGTTTGATCGTTGATATAGTTGATCCAGTTGAAAATTTTCATATGGATACACTGAAATTAAGTCGTGCACTTGGAATTATCTTGGATAATGCCATGGAAGCAGCGAAAGAATCCGAGGAACCTCAATTGGATCTATCTTTTGTGGAAAAAAAGAATGAGCATTTTATTCTCGTTAAAAATACGTATCGAGAGACTCCCCCTATACATTTGATCTTTAAACAAGGCTTTTCTACAAAAGGAGAAAATCGAGGGTTAGGATTAAGTAATCTTAGAGAAATCTTCTCTGATTGTGAGAATGTGAGTCTTAATACGTATGTGGACGATGAAAAACATTTTTTCTTTCAAGAAATTTCGATTAACTACTAA
- a CDS encoding LytR/AlgR family response regulator transcription factor encodes MIEIFICEDEKDQRRKLTNFIHDYINAEGYDMRISLATDNPQEILAYVEKHQPSGLYFIDIDLNTTINGLQMASKIREKDKDSFIVFVTTHVELMQYTFKHKLEALDFINKGEFKEMRKQIVENIDYVHSYQKLVNETLTFKIELNNRIITEELDNIMFFETSGNKHRVIMHAQNRQIEFYGSLNDIEKQVDAFYRCHRSFLVNKNNITEIDKTNRELIMKNGEICLVSSRAINKL; translated from the coding sequence ATGATAGAAATTTTTATATGTGAAGATGAAAAAGATCAGAGAAGAAAATTAACAAATTTCATCCATGACTATATAAATGCTGAAGGATATGATATGAGGATTTCCTTAGCAACAGACAACCCTCAGGAGATTTTAGCCTATGTAGAAAAACATCAGCCCAGTGGCCTATACTTTATTGATATTGATTTGAATACGACAATCAATGGCTTACAAATGGCTTCAAAAATCAGAGAAAAAGACAAGGATTCGTTTATCGTATTCGTCACTACCCATGTTGAATTGATGCAGTATACGTTCAAACACAAATTAGAAGCATTAGATTTCATCAATAAAGGTGAGTTTAAGGAAATGAGAAAGCAAATCGTTGAGAATATCGATTATGTCCACTCGTACCAAAAATTGGTCAATGAAACTTTGACGTTTAAAATTGAACTGAACAATCGCATTATCACAGAAGAATTGGATAATATCATGTTTTTTGAAACGTCAGGCAATAAACATCGAGTGATCATGCACGCGCAAAATCGGCAAATTGAGTTTTACGGAAGTCTAAATGACATTGAAAAGCAAGTAGATGCCTTTTATCGTTGTCACCGTTCTTTTCTTGTTAATAAAAATAATATTACAGAAATTGATAAAACCAATCGGGAGCTTATCATGAAAAACGGGGAAATCTGTTTAGTTTCTTCCAGAGCAATAAATAAATTGTAA
- a CDS encoding DUF7006 family protein produces the protein MDQLSFENYINYYTEILNKYKALYPSLCHYAEDKLEELIRLMNLPVEDTLQSVFFKAIALDVKIQLTDIWLNGERFGYTDEEIIHLIEKEYVSFNLEICGYERKGVPPYSLIFMSETSVKKF, from the coding sequence ATGGATCAACTATCATTTGAAAATTACATAAATTACTATACTGAAATTTTAAATAAGTATAAGGCACTCTATCCTTCGCTATGTCACTATGCAGAGGATAAGTTAGAAGAATTAATTCGATTAATGAATCTGCCAGTAGAAGATACGCTACAATCCGTTTTTTTTAAAGCAATTGCTTTAGATGTAAAAATACAATTGACAGATATCTGGTTAAATGGAGAGCGATTCGGTTATACAGATGAGGAAATCATTCATCTGATCGAAAAAGAATATGTATCTTTTAATCTAGAAATATGCGGATATGAGAGAAAAGGAGTGCCACCATACTCACTGATTTTTATGAGTGAAACATCAGTTAAGAAATTTTAA